The following coding sequences are from one Stigmatopora nigra isolate UIUO_SnigA chromosome 10, RoL_Snig_1.1, whole genome shotgun sequence window:
- the LOC144203621 gene encoding nuclear receptor subfamily 1 group D member 1-like has product MENSPGGGVILYAGSTGSASPSPGSPSSGYQTQSPSSHSQPSSPEGVSFQEIGAMKQRGEQRGETPSPKMVYQFPEVNNAPSAQVTTVSSATYCHPTVAKRPCGFTGTFPKTGGMVLLCKVCGDIASGFHYGVHACEGCKGFFRRSIQQNIHYKMCVKNENCVIMRMNRNRCQHCRFKKCLSVGMSRDAVRFGRIPKREKQRLLDEMQSYMNSLNESASMEMSPPSDTQRSPKNPTNEGAASVMQSYQSDLVNREKKPLKRPASDSNLGNSFPNSPVQEGAPRHITAQAHHTFQAELTPGYSVPSKCPVSHTNNDNTTNNNVNNSKYNFTNQNQCPVRGGLSSQHYAANLKTNSQNQNSCPWKLNGGAKVLACPLNSCPVAPASRSSQEMWESFSQCFTPAVKEVVEFAKSIPGFQTLTQQDQVMLLKSGTFQVLMVRFCSLFDPKEKTVTFLNGQTYSLASLRALGMGVLLDAMFDFSEKLGSLGLEPDEMALFMAVVLISADRSGVVDVGAVEQLQENLIKALRTLITSRRPDDITLFPKLLLRLPDLRTLNNQHSDKLLAFRIDP; this is encoded by the exons ATGGAGAACAGCCCTGGAG GTGGTGTCATCCTTTATGCTGGCTCTACTGGGAGCGCCAGCCCAAGTCCCGGTAGCCCCTCTAGTGGATACCAGACTCAATCACCCTCCTCCCACTCGCAGCCCTCGTCCCCAGAGGGTGTCTCCTTTCAGGAGATTGGGGCCATGAAGCAGAGAGGGGAACAAAGGGGAGAGACGCCTTCCCCGAAAATGGTCTACCAGTTTCCAGAAGTGAACAATGCTCCATCTGCCCAAGTTACGACAGTGTCGTCAGCCACCTACTGCCATCCCACAGTGGCCAAAAGACCTTGTGGTTTTACAGGCACCTTCCCTA AAACAGGTGGCATGGTGCTTCTATGCAAGGTGTGTGGAGACATTGCGTCTGGGTTCCATTATGGTGTCCACGCCTGTGAGGGCTGCAAG GGTTTCTTCAGACGGAGCATTCAACAGAATATCCACTACAAAATGTGCGTGAAGAATGAAAACTGTGTCATCATGCGCATGAACCGAAACCGATGCCAACACTGTCGCTTTAAGAAGTGCTTGTCTGTGGGCATGTCCCGAGATG CTGTGCGCTTTGGCCGTATTCCCAAACGAGAGAAGCAGAGACTATTGGATGAGATGCAGAGCTATATGAACAGTCTTAATGAATCTGCCTCCATGGAGATGTCGCCTCCCTCCGACACCCAGCGCAGCCCAAAGAATCCAACAAACGAAGGAGCAGCCTCTGTAATGCAGTCCTACCAGAGCGACTTAGTAAACAGAGAGAAGAAACCACTGAAGAGGCCTGCCAGTGATAGCAATCTTGGCAATTCTTTCCCCAACAGTCCCGTGCAGGAAGGTGCTCCCCGTCACATTACAGCGCAGGCACACCATACGTTTCAGGCAGAACTGACGCCGGGGTACAGTGTCCCTTCAAAGTGTCCCGTTTCCCACACCAATAATGATAACACGACGAATAACAATGTCAACAATTCCAAGTACAACTTCACCAATCAGAATCAGTGCCCCGTCCGTGGTGGTCTTTCATCTCAGCACTATGCAGCCAATCTCAAGACTAATTCTCAGAACCAAAATTCCTGTCCCTGGAAGTTAAACGGCGGAGCCAAAGTTCTG GCATGTCCACTTAATTCTTGTCCGGTGGCTCCAGCCAGTCGCTCCAGTCAGGAAATGTGGGAGTCCTTTTCCCAGTGTTTTACCCCTGCTGTTAAAGAAGTAGTGGAATTTGCAAAGAGTATCCCGGGCTTCCAGACTCTGACCCAACAGGACCAAGTCATGCTACTGAAATCTGGCACTTTCCAG GTGCTGATGGTGAGGTTTTGCTCGTTATTTGACCCCAAGGAGAAAACCGTGACATTCCTCAATGGGCAGACCTACTCCTTGGCATCACTCCGGGCATTGGGCATGGGTGTTTTATTGGATGCCATGTTCGACTTCAGTGAGAAGCTAGGATCTTTGGGCTTGGAACCAGATGAGATGGCCCTTTTCATGGCTGTGGTGCTTATTTCTGCAG atcGCTCTGGTGTAGTAGATGTGGGAGCAGTGGAGCAACTGCAGGAGAATCTCATCAAAGCCCTGCGTACGCTCATTACGAGTCGCCGGCCAGACGACATCACTCTCTTCCCAAAGCTGCTGTTACGTCTGCCGGACCTGCGAACCCTGAACAACCAGCACTCCGACAAACTTTTAGCGTTCCGCATTGATCCGTAA
- the LOC144203283 gene encoding RNA-binding protein 5-like: protein MQSAQMGADKRISRTERSGRYGSEASRDSDWRDRRERDQERDRRWSDERRSDRNGDRDYRGSRDSPELRDPRDPRDLRDPRDLRDPRDTRDPRDTRDPRDARDTRDARDTRDARDLRDARDLRDARDLRDARDPRDARDPRDARDPRDARDPRDARDPRDARDPRDARDPRDTRDPRDTRDPRDTRDPRDTRDPRDTRDPRDTRDPRDTRDSRDTRDPRDTRDPRDTRDPRERKRRNSDRSEDGYHSDGDYSDHDYRRESGDEKRSKTIMLWGLSSHVTEEDICFAIDQLEGPQPADVRLMKKKTGISRGFAFVDFYHLQDATRWMETNQKRLAIQGKNVDMHYSHPRHNFSDWLCLTCGLYNFRRRLKCFRCGAAKVECDMDPNTDNPDTQPGGDFCGDTIILRNIAPQSTVEAIMNILAPYANLSLNNIRLIKDKQTGQNRGFAFVQLSSPLEASQLLTILEGLQPNLKLDGKTIGVDYAKSARKDLFLPDGNRVSAFSVASTAIAAAQWSSSLPKPNTEGVSEYSLLHEGYNPMTQAFYQVAGASTSQENGILGAAPDMKIVPTSTGVVLSPTVQIYQPHIVGQPALQALQLAQHLDAKSRAGNFQGAVGIPAATTASVTAAPESGQTTDTSTAAPDTSTYQYDESSGYYFDPLTGLYYDPNTHYFYNSQTQQYLYWDGEKQSYVPVSVDTNAAQTPTAANTKEGKEKKEKPKSKTAQQIAKDMERWAKSLNKQKENFKGSFQPISQEERKEAAAADACFTLFERKHGVLERMISDMSNFPEEEAATSSSNSSKCGLVAAYSGDSDPEEAADNGEGNQDKLTDWKNLACLLCRRQFPNKEGLIRHQQLSDLHKKNLEVLRRSQMSEEELEELERRETELKYRDRAAERRGKYGIPEPPASKKTKFSQPTPVINYEQPTKDGLNSDNIGNKMLQAMGWKEGKGLGRNQQGITAPIQAQLRTKGAGLGTSGSNYTLSASDTYKDAVRKAMFARFTELE, encoded by the exons ATGCAGTCGGCTCAAATGGGAGCAGATAAAAG AATTAGTCGGACCGAACGGAGTGGCAGGTATGGCTCCGAGGCGTCCCGCGATTCTGATTGGCGTGACAGAAGAGAAAGGGATCAAGAGCGTGATCGCCGCTGGTCAGACGAGAGACGCAGCGATAGAAACGGAGATCGAGATTATCGAGGATCTCGAGACAGTCCAGAG ctAAGAGATCCAAGGGATCCACGGGATCTACGAGATCCACGGGATCTACGAGATCCACGAGATACACGGGATCCTCGAGATACAAGAGATCCACGAGATGCAAGAGATACACGAGATGCAAGAGATACACGAGATGCAAGAGATCTACGAGATGCAAGAGATCTACGAGATGCAAGAGATCTACGAGATGCAAGAGATCCACGAGATGCAAGAGATCCACGAGATGCAAGAGATCCACGAGATGCAAGAGATCCACGAGATGCAAGAGATCCACGAGATGCAAGAGATCCACGAGATGCAAGAGATCCACGGGATACAAGAGATCCACGAGATACAAGAGATCCACGAGATACAAGAGATCCACGAGATACAAGAGATCCACGCGATACAAGAGATCCACGCGATACAAGAGATCCACGCGATACAAGAGATTCACGCGATACCAGAGATCCACGCGATACCAGAGATCCACGCGATACAAGAGATCCACGAGAGCGTAAGCGGCGAAATAGTGACAGATCAGAAGATGGCTATCACTCTGATGGAGACTATTCAGATCATGATTACAGAAGAGAATCTGGGGATGAGAAGAGAAGCAAGACCATCATGCTTTGGGGTCTTTCCTCCCACGTCACTGAGGAAGAT ATTTGTTTCGCCATCGATCAACTGGAGGGTCCCCAGCCGGCCGATGTCAGattgatgaaaaagaaaacag GTATAAGCCGTGGTTTCGCCTTCGTGGACTTTTATCACTTGCAAGATGCTACCCGATGGATGGAGACCAATCAG AAACGCCTTGCCATCCAAGGGAAAAATGTGGACATGCACTACAGTCATCCAAGACACAACTTTAGCGATTGGCTCTGCCTTACT TGTGGCCTGTACAATTTCCGGAGGCGGCTGAAGTGCTTCAGGTGTGGAGCAGCCAAAGTGG AATGTGATATGGACCCTAACACTGATAACCCTGACACTCAGCCTGGTGGAGACTTCTGTGGTGACA CAATCATCCTGAGAAATATTGCTCCCCAGAGCACCGTGGAAGCCATCATGAACATCCTCGCACCATATGCTAATCTTTCTCTAAATAACATTCGCCTCATCAAGGACAAACAGACTGGCCAGAACAGAGGTTTTGCCTTTGTTCAGCTGTCTTCTCCTCTG GAGGCTTCTCAGCTACTAACTATCTTAGAAGGACTGCAGCCTAATCTGAAATTGGATGGGAAAACAATTGGAGTGGATTATGCTAAGAGTGCAAGAAA GGACCTTTTTCTGCCTGATGGGAATCGTGTCAGTGCCTTTTCTGTGGCTAGTACCGCTATTGCCGCGGCTCAATGGTCTTCAAGCCTG CCAAAGCCGAACACAGAAGGTGTTTCTGAATACAGCCTCTTACACGAAGGGTACAACCCAATGACACAG GCATTCTATCAAGTTGCTGGAGCCAGCACCTCACAGGAAAATGGGATTCTTGGAG CGGCACCTGATATGAAGATTGTTCCGACTTCCACTGGAGTAGTACTCTCCCCCACGGTGCAAATTTACCAACCACATATTGTTGGCCAGCCTGCTCTTCAA GCCCTGCAGCTGGCACAGCATTTGGACGCCAAATCGCGGGCCGGAAATTTCCAAGGGGCCGTCGGCATACCTGCTGCCACGACAGCATCTGTGACTGCAGCACCAGAGTCCGGTCAAACTACAGACACCAGCACTG CTGCTCCAGATACGTCGACTTACCAATATGATGAGTCATCAGGGTATTATTTTGACCCCCTAACTGGCCTGTACTATGACCCAAACACACAT TATTTCTACAACTCTCAGACTCAACAGTATCTCTATTGGGATGGTGAAAAGCAGTCATATGTACCCGTTTCAGTTGACACGAACGCTGCACAGACTCCGACGGCAGCAAACACTAAAGAAGGAAAGGAGAAAAAGGAAAAGCCCAAAAGCAAAACTGCTCAGCAG ATTGCTAAAGACATGGAGCGCTGGGCTAAAAGTCTCAATAAACAGAAGGAGAACTTCAAAGGCAGCTTCCAGCCAATCAGTcaagaggaaagaaaggaggctgctgctgctgacgCTTGCTTTACTCTTTTTGAAAGAAAG CATGGAGTTTTAGAAAGAATGATTTCAGATATGAGCAACTTCCCCGAAGAGGAAGCAGCTACGAGCTCTTCTAACTCTTCCAAA TGCGGCTTAGTGGCAGCATACAGTGGAGACAGTGACCCCGAGGAGGCAGCTGACAACGGAGAAGGAAACCAGGACAAGTTAACGGACTGGAAGAACCTAGCCTGTTTATTGTGTAGGAGGCAGTTTCCCAATAAAGAAGGTTTAATACGACATCAGCAACTCTCTGACCTCCACAAG AAAAACCTGGAAGTGTTACGCCGATCCCAAATGAGTGAAGAGGAGCTAGAGGAGTTAGAAAGAAGGGAAACAGAG ttgaAGTACAGGGACAGAGCAGCTGAGAGAAGGGGAAAATATGGCATCCCTGAACCCCCTGCCTCCAAAAAGACGAAATTCAGCCAGCCAACACCAGTCAT AAACTATGAGCAGCCCACAAAAGATGGCCTTAACAGTGACAATATTGGGAACAAAATGCTGCAAGCTATGGGATGGAAGGAGGGCAAAGGTCTGGGTCGCAACCAACAAGGCATCACTGCACCTATACAG gcccAACTGAGAACGAAAGGAGCCGGTCTCGGTACTTCAGGCAGCAACTACACCCTTTCTGCATCAGACACGTATAAAGATGCAGTCCGCAAAGCAATGTTTGCCCGCTTTACTGAGCTGGAGTGA